The following are from one region of the Hyla sarda isolate aHylSar1 chromosome 6, aHylSar1.hap1, whole genome shotgun sequence genome:
- the SPI1 gene encoding transcription factor PU.1 isoform X6: MDGYTLITTHPEELVPYEPEVYRPPPEYYQYLSDSESHEHYWEYTPHLHGDLDGFPDSQLTELQSVQPPQLQQLYRHMEIEQMHVLEPGMTAPHPHLPLTHQVSYVPRVCVPYTSPAPPSSEEDDHERRSPPLEVSDGEMDPRDSAYGMLLGESGNKKKIRLYQFLLELLHSGDMKESIWWVDKDKGTFQFSSKHKEALAHRWGIQKGNRKKMTYQKMARALRNYGKTGEVRKVKKKLTYQFSGEVLHKMYNSRKHYHH, from the exons ACACATCCAGAAGAGCTTGTTCCCTATGAGCCAGAGGTGTACCGGCCACCCCCTGAATATTACCAATATCTCAGTGACAGTGAAAGCCATG AACATTACTGGGAGTACACCCCCCATTTACATGGAGATCTCGATGGGTTTCCAGATTCCCAGCTCACAGAACTGCAAAGTGTACAACCCCCACAGCTGCAGCAGTTGTACCGACACATGGAGATAGAACAAATGCACGTCCTGGAACCTGGGATGACCGCGCCACATCCACACTTACCACTGACGCATCAG GTGTCATATGTCCCTCGCGTCTGTGTACcatacacatctcctgcaccacccaGCTCAGAGGAAGATGACCATGAAAGACGAAGCCCCCCATTGGAGGTGTCAGATGGAGAGATGGATCCTCGAGACTCTGCTTATGGGATGCTTCTTGGAGAATCAG GAAATAAGAAGAAAATTCGACTATATCAATTCCTGTTAGAGCTATTGCACAGTGGAGACATGAAAGAAAGCATTTGGTGGGTTGATAAAGACAAAGGAACCTTCCAGTTTTCCTCTAAGCACAAAGAAGCCCTTGCTCACCGATGGGGTATTCAAAAAGGCAATCGCAAGAAGATGACCTACCAAAAGATGGCCAGGGCATTGCGCAACTATGGCAAAACTGGAGAAGTGAGAAAGGTCAAGAAAAAGTTGACATATCAGTTCAGTGGAGAGGTTCTGCACAAAATGTACAATTCGAGGAAGCACTACCATCACTGA
- the SPI1 gene encoding transcription factor PU.1 isoform X4, which yields MYSFLPGTGNRMNGHWNVVSCKTHPEELVPYEPEVYRPPPEYYQYLSDSESHEHYWEYTPHLHGDLDGFPDSQLTELQSVQPPQLQQLYRHMEIEQMHVLEPGMTAPHPHLPLTHQVSYVPRVCVPYTSPAPPSSEEDDHERRSPPLEVSDGEMDPRDSAYGMLLGESGNKKKIRLYQFLLELLHSGDMKESIWWVDKDKGTFQFSSKHKEALAHRWGIQKGNRKKMTYQKMARALRNYGKTGEVRKVKKKLTYQFSGEVLHKMYNSRKHYHH from the exons ACACATCCAGAAGAGCTTGTTCCCTATGAGCCAGAGGTGTACCGGCCACCCCCTGAATATTACCAATATCTCAGTGACAGTGAAAGCCATG AACATTACTGGGAGTACACCCCCCATTTACATGGAGATCTCGATGGGTTTCCAGATTCCCAGCTCACAGAACTGCAAAGTGTACAACCCCCACAGCTGCAGCAGTTGTACCGACACATGGAGATAGAACAAATGCACGTCCTGGAACCTGGGATGACCGCGCCACATCCACACTTACCACTGACGCATCAG GTGTCATATGTCCCTCGCGTCTGTGTACcatacacatctcctgcaccacccaGCTCAGAGGAAGATGACCATGAAAGACGAAGCCCCCCATTGGAGGTGTCAGATGGAGAGATGGATCCTCGAGACTCTGCTTATGGGATGCTTCTTGGAGAATCAG GAAATAAGAAGAAAATTCGACTATATCAATTCCTGTTAGAGCTATTGCACAGTGGAGACATGAAAGAAAGCATTTGGTGGGTTGATAAAGACAAAGGAACCTTCCAGTTTTCCTCTAAGCACAAAGAAGCCCTTGCTCACCGATGGGGTATTCAAAAAGGCAATCGCAAGAAGATGACCTACCAAAAGATGGCCAGGGCATTGCGCAACTATGGCAAAACTGGAGAAGTGAGAAAGGTCAAGAAAAAGTTGACATATCAGTTCAGTGGAGAGGTTCTGCACAAAATGTACAATTCGAGGAAGCACTACCATCACTGA
- the SPI1 gene encoding transcription factor PU.1 isoform X3 — protein MYSFLPGTGNRMNGHWNVVSCKTHPEELVPYEPEVYRPPPEYYQYLSDSESHASLLEHYWEYTPHLHGDLDGFPDSQLTELQSVQPPQLQQLYRHMEIEQMHVLEPGMTAPHPHLPLTHQVSYVPRVCVPYTSPAPPSSEEDDHERRSPPLEVSDGEMDPRDSAYGMLLGESGNKKKIRLYQFLLELLHSGDMKESIWWVDKDKGTFQFSSKHKEALAHRWGIQKGNRKKMTYQKMARALRNYGKTGEVRKVKKKLTYQFSGEVLHKMYNSRKHYHH, from the exons ACACATCCAGAAGAGCTTGTTCCCTATGAGCCAGAGGTGTACCGGCCACCCCCTGAATATTACCAATATCTCAGTGACAGTGAAAGCCATG CTTCTCTCTTAGAACATTACTGGGAGTACACCCCCCATTTACATGGAGATCTCGATGGGTTTCCAGATTCCCAGCTCACAGAACTGCAAAGTGTACAACCCCCACAGCTGCAGCAGTTGTACCGACACATGGAGATAGAACAAATGCACGTCCTGGAACCTGGGATGACCGCGCCACATCCACACTTACCACTGACGCATCAG GTGTCATATGTCCCTCGCGTCTGTGTACcatacacatctcctgcaccacccaGCTCAGAGGAAGATGACCATGAAAGACGAAGCCCCCCATTGGAGGTGTCAGATGGAGAGATGGATCCTCGAGACTCTGCTTATGGGATGCTTCTTGGAGAATCAG GAAATAAGAAGAAAATTCGACTATATCAATTCCTGTTAGAGCTATTGCACAGTGGAGACATGAAAGAAAGCATTTGGTGGGTTGATAAAGACAAAGGAACCTTCCAGTTTTCCTCTAAGCACAAAGAAGCCCTTGCTCACCGATGGGGTATTCAAAAAGGCAATCGCAAGAAGATGACCTACCAAAAGATGGCCAGGGCATTGCGCAACTATGGCAAAACTGGAGAAGTGAGAAAGGTCAAGAAAAAGTTGACATATCAGTTCAGTGGAGAGGTTCTGCACAAAATGTACAATTCGAGGAAGCACTACCATCACTGA
- the SPI1 gene encoding transcription factor PU.1 isoform X5 produces MDGYTLITTHPEELVPYEPEVYRPPPEYYQYLSDSESHASLLEHYWEYTPHLHGDLDGFPDSQLTELQSVQPPQLQQLYRHMEIEQMHVLEPGMTAPHPHLPLTHQVSYVPRVCVPYTSPAPPSSEEDDHERRSPPLEVSDGEMDPRDSAYGMLLGESGNKKKIRLYQFLLELLHSGDMKESIWWVDKDKGTFQFSSKHKEALAHRWGIQKGNRKKMTYQKMARALRNYGKTGEVRKVKKKLTYQFSGEVLHKMYNSRKHYHH; encoded by the exons ACACATCCAGAAGAGCTTGTTCCCTATGAGCCAGAGGTGTACCGGCCACCCCCTGAATATTACCAATATCTCAGTGACAGTGAAAGCCATG CTTCTCTCTTAGAACATTACTGGGAGTACACCCCCCATTTACATGGAGATCTCGATGGGTTTCCAGATTCCCAGCTCACAGAACTGCAAAGTGTACAACCCCCACAGCTGCAGCAGTTGTACCGACACATGGAGATAGAACAAATGCACGTCCTGGAACCTGGGATGACCGCGCCACATCCACACTTACCACTGACGCATCAG GTGTCATATGTCCCTCGCGTCTGTGTACcatacacatctcctgcaccacccaGCTCAGAGGAAGATGACCATGAAAGACGAAGCCCCCCATTGGAGGTGTCAGATGGAGAGATGGATCCTCGAGACTCTGCTTATGGGATGCTTCTTGGAGAATCAG GAAATAAGAAGAAAATTCGACTATATCAATTCCTGTTAGAGCTATTGCACAGTGGAGACATGAAAGAAAGCATTTGGTGGGTTGATAAAGACAAAGGAACCTTCCAGTTTTCCTCTAAGCACAAAGAAGCCCTTGCTCACCGATGGGGTATTCAAAAAGGCAATCGCAAGAAGATGACCTACCAAAAGATGGCCAGGGCATTGCGCAACTATGGCAAAACTGGAGAAGTGAGAAAGGTCAAGAAAAAGTTGACATATCAGTTCAGTGGAGAGGTTCTGCACAAAATGTACAATTCGAGGAAGCACTACCATCACTGA